The following coding sequences are from one Lolium rigidum isolate FL_2022 chromosome 6, APGP_CSIRO_Lrig_0.1, whole genome shotgun sequence window:
- the LOC124661191 gene encoding uricase-like, whose translation MAGRFDLQGRHGKSRVRVSRVWRRPAADGGHLFVEWSVAVSLVSDCLPSYTSHDNSAIVATDSIKNTVYVKAKECTEVVSMEEFAVILGRHFTSLYPQVSEATVTVVERPWERVVVDGKPHSHGFKLGSEKHSTEVIVKKSGGLLIDSGIQGYSLLKTTQSGFEGFVRDRYTLLPETRERIVATEVTAWWRYPFEHVSQLPSKPFCFTQRYQDLKKVLADTFFGPPDVGVYSPSVQNTLYLMGREVLTRFPDIASIQLRMPNLHFLPVNLSGKENPGLVKFADDVYMPTDEPHGTIEATLTRANSKL comes from the exons ATGGCCGGGCGCTTCGACCTCCAGGGCAGGCACGGCAAGTCCCGCGTCCGCGTCTCGCGCGTGtggcgccgccccgccgccgacgGGGGCCACCTCTTCGTCGAGTGGAGCGTCGCCGTCAGCCTCGTCTCCGACTGCCTCCCCTCCTACACCTCCCACGACAACTCCGCCATCGTCGCCACCGACTCCATCAAGAACACC GTGTATGTGAAGGCCAAGGAGTGCACGGAGGTGGTGTCCATGGAGGAATTCGCCGTCATCCTCGGAAGGCATTTCACTTCCCTGTACCCACAG GTCTCGGAGGCGACAGTGACAGTCGTTGAGCGCCCATGGGAGCGCGTGGTCGTCGACGGGAAACCTCATTCACATG GATTCAAACTTGGTTCTGAAAAGCACAGCACAGAGGTCATTGTGAAGAAGTCTGGAGGCCTGCTTATAGACTCTGGGATACAAGGGTACTCTCTGCTAAAGACAACTCAG TCTGGATTTGAAGGATTTGTTAGGGACCGCTACACGCTTCTTCCTGAAACAAGAGAGAGAATTGTGGCAACAGAAGTAACTGCTTGGTGGAG ATATCCATTCGAGCATGTTTCCCAGCTTCCATCCAAGCCGTTTTGCTTCACGCAAAGATACCAGGATCTAAAGAAAGTTCTGGCAGACACATTCTTTGGTCCTCCTGATGTTGGAGTATATAGTCCGTCAGTGCAGAATACATTATACCTCATGGGCAGAGAAGTTCTTACCAG GTTCCCAGACATAGCATCGATTCAGCTTCGGATGCCAAACCTCCACTTTCTTCCTGTGAATCTATCAGGGAAAGAAAATCCAGGATTAGTGAAG TTTGCTGATGATGTGTACATGCCGACCGATGAACCACATGGAACCATTGAAGCAACGTTGACCCGTGCCAACTCAAAGCTGTGA